A window from Mya arenaria isolate MELC-2E11 chromosome 9, ASM2691426v1 encodes these proteins:
- the LOC128245448 gene encoding zinc finger protein castor homolog 1-like → MAHIYKRKLGKLDAICAKLKLNSSPDSPDEEKSLSNSIVNGEEKENTVDRIETAVASSNINNNIIGKEDLNNTETEIDNTQEDSNSQALDFTIKPKLNINIGDIGDENDSLDQRNDEKSTENEQPENTNQSSSSNRRKRKAAVPRSLTQVKDYYGHLDEKDELAEYEINNLNTNFPPEDYEDERNTSGSGRESLSRSVNDGKSSPQHLNHSKSSTVSSLSKESTRSRLSSEIDPSHTSAPLDLSLSSRQSRYDEDSAQGDLTSDDEKNGGFSDNEDDDFFNPDRNLVIDESRNRAIKQGNAPSMGFASFHGVSGENNTPLKDFAENTMNELISMYYGNFGGSGEPSKYLQQKNMKSLSQNQGLSLCENSLSSASKSSFQIPPMSSGDEESHDGFPPMKGIYANYVNSAGAPPKSGGNKLQNDRFTTSSSFINAVYNNKTTPASGQISPGLPNYSKYLKRYNNGMECGSTHCKELGYREHYHCIDCTFQVFVKKEEMVRHYKWHRKREESLQHGFLRFSPLDNCSKRFGNCTHNSKQTHYHCLQPGCDKVYISTSDVQMHANYHRKDSAIMSEGFQRFRATEDCGTPACSFYGQRTTHFHCLRSDCRFTFKNKADMEKHKSYHQKDEVLGRDGFKKFMKYEHCMYATCRYSKVSNHIHCIRHGCDYVLHSTAQLYSHKRKHEKRDFESAYKKYQNHSTPQGPKPILPRPDLGNAAGSITNGTPVIQSVGAPGIKHKIDWDRSESIELKKPKIEINSDVDMSVTSSPSGRSTPADKFWPQTPADDSMDMDDLSNPEDSRDSSPPEKSRLAGMDAEAGINLSGSLTLPIPRFQTLTAKDSAPALPTSTTQSSTPTMSEQSQPKSEPDALFRPVTSENFHSTHRLSASPSLGGNLLSMNPGTLLTVPSTIQGASTVLQPPKSVYTERREKDDSWKTYLVRYTANDPCNPRCLYLYKDHYHCKIEGCLVLFKSKDGVREHARFHELQDRITPIAYQTFEIEDACPEQCQYSEKEKHFHCIWTGCSHVVPYVGPTFGRLEHYRIHEYARAAAGKSYNRGAGVGKPGQVVEDNTMRRRGRPPKYPKIELPKIPKVELSDEEIRLSQMSQISDRPGNAKVINGFRIFSPEDPCPDERCSFIGNLHYHCARPRCFTITDRIDVLNLHAKDFHSFVQILEGYEFFDRSVSCRRFHCPNNQTNRHFHCTRPKCDYSFIRHSTMAQHEKKHQSSNSASPTSDSPLSPNLFHMNIPATIGGAITSSQQLPLSAIMPVSVIPSASQPNIPVFLSQQGNHTLALSQGSVIVQNTSAASLRGSTVTMATGTNSVSSIQALPASSIAGTQITGMGGQLNLQNLDGSIIRNANVLLNVLLKQGGINQLPQPSWNELRAKMHYSLTMNCGRPFCKLKKKDHYHCLDCNQAFSDPARLRSHVGKHGVKLKKNDQIENTPIAPKPVNLSIQSIPKPQPVISNTVTSLNMDPDEAQCLAGNIAGNDSDDSDEDVKSSSLNLNPSTFSEMIFKAQEQNQIGSDMDSGSDLDDDTGENNLRIDTGSEVDAQSDSNDHQADISSRSGRKIIKTKHEGFMNSGDINLSKQWPVSSSKSTGKAIKSPQANGTNAASKIVTTGTRGARDDSVPAGYSRWRYNEECRYPKCAYKHNVTHFHCVREDCGYGFSDRSRLVQHTLRHERIDSITGGELQQFRINQDCEVPDCEYKLKMSHFHCKRCTYCCTDSSKVLTHRKNHAKIDKIESQGFTKCLAADDCGMSLCPYARKQTHFHCLIEACQAPVLGPAQMSAHKIKHDTDNSTMSTDA, encoded by the exons ATGGCTCACATCTATAAAAGAAAACTCGGGAAACTTGATGCCATCTGTGCCAAGTTGAAGCTGAACTCGTCACCAGATTCTCCAGACGAAGAAAAAAGTCTAAGTAACAGTATTGTGAATGGAGAGGAAAAGGAAAACACGGTAGATAGAATTGAGACTGCAGTAGCTAGTTctaatattaataacaatatcattGGGAAGGAAGATTTGAACAACACAGAAACTGAGATTGATAATACTCAAGAAGACTCAAACAGTCAAGCTTTAGATTTCACTATTAAACCAAAGCTTAACATAAACATAGGTGACATAGGTGACGAAAATGACTCATTGGATCAGAGAAATGATGAAAAGAGCACAGAAAATGAACAGCCAGAAAATACAAACCAATCATCAAGTTCGAATAGACGAAAACGGAAAGCTGCTGTGCCAAGAAGTCTTACTCAGGTAAAAGACTATTATGGTCATCTTGATGAAAAGGACGAGCTTGCTGAGTACGAAATAAACAATCTTAACACCAACTTTCCCCCAGAGGACTATGAAGATGAGCGCAACACTAGTGGGTCTGGTCGGGAATCTTTATCAAGGTCGGTTAACGATGGCAAGTCTTCACCTCAACATTTGAACCATTCCAAATCATCCACTGTCTCAAGTCTTTCAAAAGAGTCCACCCGCAGTCGTCTTTCCTCAGAAATAGATCCTAGTCATACATCAGCCCCATTGGACCTGAGTCTCAGTAGCCGGCAGAGTCGGTATGATGAAGACTCCGCTCAGGGTGATCTCACAAGCGACGATGAAAAAAACGGGGGATTTTCAGACAATGAGGATGACGATTTTTTTAATCCGGACAGAAATCTAGTCATAGATGAAAGTAGAAATAGGGCCATAAAGCAGGGAAATGCCCCCTCAATGGGGTTTGCAAGTTTTCATGGTGTGAGTGGGGAAAATAATACCCCACTGAAGGACTTTGCAGAAAATACAATGAATGAACTTATAAGCATGTATTATGGAAACTTTGGTGGCAGCGGGGAACCAAGCAAATATCTACAACAGAAAAACATGAAAAGCCTTTCACAAAACCAAGGGCTCTCTCTGTGTGAGAACTCTCTCTCTTCAGCCAGTAAATCCAGTTTTCAAATACCACCAATGAGCAGTGGGGATGAGGAGTCACATGATGGATTTCCACCAATGAAAGGCATCTATGCAAACTATGTGAATTCAGCTGGAGCTCCACCAAAATCAG gaGGCAACAAGCTACAGAATGACCGCTTCACAACCAGCTCCTCCTTCATTAATGCTGTGTACAACAACAAGACAACTCCAGCGTCTGGCCAGATCTCACCCGGCCTTCCTAACTACTCCAAGTACCTTAAACG GTACAACAATGGTATGGAATGTGGTAGCACTCACTGCAAGGAGCTCGGCTACCGGGAACACTACCACTGCATTGACTGCACCTTCCAG GTGTTTGTCAAAAAGGAGGAGATGGTGCGTCACTACAAGTGGCATCGTAAACGTGAGGAGTCGCTACAACACGGCTTTCTGCGCTTCTCACCCCTCGATAACTGCTCGAAAAGATTCGGAAACTGTACACATAACAGCAAACAAACACATTACCACTGTCTACAG CCTGGATGTGACAAGGTCTACATCAGTACATCGGATGTCCAGATGCACGCCAACTACCACCGCAAGGACTCTGCCATAATGTCTGAAGGCTTTCAGCGTTTCCGGGCCACAGAGGACTGTGGAACACCAGCGTGCTCATTCTACGGGCAACGTACAACACACTTCCACTGTCTGCGCTCAGACTGCAGGTTCACCTTCAAGAATAAAGCTGATATGG aGAAGCACAAGAGTTATCACCAGAAAGATGAGGTTTTGGGCCGGGACGGGTTCAAGAAATTCATGAAATACGAGCACTGCATGTACGCCACATGTCGATACTCGAAAGTCTCCAACCACATACACTGTATACGCCATG GCTGTGACTACGTGCTTCATTCCACAGCTCAGCTGTACTCCCATAAACGGAAGCATGAGAAACGAGACTTTGAAAGTGCATACAAGAAGTATCAGAACCATTCCACCCCCCAGGGACCGAAGCCTATCCTTCCCAGGCCAGACCTTGGCAATGCGGCAGGAAGTATCACAAACGGAACCCCGGTCATACAATCAGTAGGGGCCCCAGGGATAAAGCACAAAATTGACTGGGACCGGTCCGAGTCAATTGAGTTGAAAAAGCCCAAGATTGAGATTAATTCTGATGTTGACATGTCTGTGACATCTTCTCCGAGTGGAAGGTCCACACCAGCAGATAAGTTTTGGCCACAAACCCCAGCTGATGATTCAATGGATATGGATGACTTGAGCAATCCTGAAGACTCCCGAGACTCAAGCCCTCCAGAGAAGAGCAGGCTGGCTGGCATGGATGCTGAAGCTGGGATTAATCTTAGTGGCTCACTCACTCTCCCCATCCCAAGATTCCAAACCCTTACTGCAAAAGACTCTGCTCCAGCTCTACCAACCAGCACCACCCAAAGCTCAACTCCAACCATGAGTGAACAGAGCCAACCCAAATCTGAACCAGACGCTCTCTTCAGGCCGGTCACCTCAGAGAACTTCCACTCCACCCACAGGCTCAGTGCCTCCCCCTCCCTGGGCGGGAATCTCCTCTCAATGAACCCGGGTACACTCCTGACCGTGCCATCAACCATTCAGGGCGCATCGACGGTCCTTCAGCCTCCCAAGTCTGTTTACACTGAGAGGCGAGAGAAGGATGATTCATGGAAGACTTACCTTGTCAG GTACACAGCAAATGACCCGTGCAACCCTCGCTGCCTGTATCTGTACAAGGACCACTACCATTGTAAGATAGAGGGGTGTCTGGTTCTCTTCAAGTCTAAGGACGGAGTCAGGGAACATGCAAG GTTCCATGAGCTACAAGATCGTATCACGCCGATAGCCTACCAGACTTTTGAGATTGAAGACGCTTGCCCTGAGCAATGCCAGTACAGCGAGAAGGAAAAACACTTCCACTGTATATGG ACTGGATGTAGCCATGTGGTTCCCTATGTGGGGCCAACATTTGGTCGCCTGGAGCACTATAGGATTCATGAGTACGCTAGAGCAGCAGCGGGGAAATCGTACAACCGCGGAGCAGGTGTGGGAAAGCCGGGCCAAGTTGTCGAGGATAACACCATGCGACGAAGGGGACGGCCACCAAAATATCCAAAAATAGAACTTCCAAAAATTCCAAAAGTTGAACTGAGCGATGAGGAGATTCGTCTGTCACAAATGTCTCAGATTTCAGACAGGCCGGGAAATGCAAAAGTTATAAATGGGTTCAGGATATTTTCCCCCGAGGATCCATGCCCAGATGAGCGATGCAGCTTCATAGGAAATCTCCATTACCACTGTGCCAGACCCAGGTGCTTTACAATCACTGATAGAATAGACGTCCTTAACCTTCATGCCAAGGACTTTCACAGTTTTGTACAGATCTTGGAAGGCTATGAATTCTTTGACCGCTCCGTCAGCTGTAGAAGATTCCACTGTCCCAACAACCAGACTAATCGCCACTTCCACTGCACCAGGCCAAAATGTGACTATTCCTTCATCCGCCACAGCACAATGGCTCAGCATGAGAAAAAGCACCAGAGCTCCAACTCTGCCTCACCAACATCAGACTCCCCCTTGTCTCCTAATCTATTCCACATGAACATACCGGCCACAATAGGTGGGGCCATCACGTCCAGCCAGCAGCTTCCACTTTCAGCCATAATGCCGGTTTCCGTCATACCTTCAGCGTCCCAGCCTAACATACCAGTGTTCTTGTCCCAGCAGGGGAACCATACTTTAGCCCTCTCTCAAGGATCTGTCATTGTTCAGAACACCTCTGCAGCTTCATTGAGAGGCTCCACTGTAACCATGGCAACTGGCACAAACTCTGTGAGTTCCATCCAGGCTCTACCAGCCTCATCAATAGCCGGAACCCAGATCACAGGAATGGGGGGCCAGCTTAATCTTCAGAACCTTGATGGATCAATTATCAGAAATGCCAATGTGCTGCTGAACGTCCTTTTGAAGCAAGGTGGTATAAACCAACTTCCTCAGCCCAGTTGGAACGAACTCCGGGCTAAAATGCACTACAGTTTAACCATGAACTGTGGTCGgccattttgtaaattgaagAAGAAGGACCACTACCATTGTCTTGATTGTAACCAGGCATTTTCAGACCCAGCCAGGCTTAGATCTCACGTAGGAAAACATGGAGTCaagttgaagaaaaatgatCAGATTGAGAACACTCCTATTGCTCCTAAACCAGTCAACTTGAGTATTCAATCTATACCAAAACCACAACCAGTCATTTCTAATACAGTAACCAGTCTAAATATGGATCCAGACGAAGCTCAGTGTTTGGCAGGAAATATTGCTGGCAATGACAGCGATGACAGTGATGAGGATGTCAAGTCATCATCACTCAATCTGAACCCCTCCACTTTCTCTGAGATGATATTCAAAGCTCAAGAACAGAACCAGATTGGTTCAGATATGGACTCTGGTAGTGACCTTGATGATGATACAGGGGAAAATAATCTGAGGATTGACACTGGTAGTGAGGTTGATGCTCAGTCTGATAGTAATGACCATCAGGCTGATATATCTAGTAGATCGGGTCGGAAAATCATCAAGACAAAACATGAGGGGTTTATGAATAGTGGAGATATAAACTTGAGCAAGCAGTGGCCAGTTTCTTCTTCAAAAAGTACTGGTAAAGCCATTAAATCACCACAAGCCAATGGAACAAACGCAGCAAGTAAGATTGTTACCACGGGAACAAGAGGAGCTCGAGATGATTCCGTACCCGCGGGTTATTCTCGTTGGAGGTATAATGAAGAATGCAGATATCCAAAGTGTGCGTACAAACATAATGTGACCCATTTCCACTGCGTGAGGGAAGACTGTGGTTACGGATTCAGTGATCGATCTCGTCTTGTACAGCACACGCTCCGTCATGAGCGCATAGACAGTATTACTGGCGGGGAACTTCAACAGTTCAGGATCAACCAAGACTGTGAGGTTCCCGActgtgaatataaactgaaaATGTCTCATTTTCACTGCAAACGGTGCACATATTGCTGTACAGACTCCAGTAAAGTTCTTACGCATCGGAAAAACCATGCCAAGATCGACAAAATTGAGAGTCAGGGCTTCACAAAATGCCTGGCAGCCGATGACTGTGGTATGAGTCTATGTCCGTATGCGAGAAAACAGACCCATTTTCACTGTCTGATCGAGGCATGTCAGGCACCAGTGCTAGGCCCCGCTCAGATGTCGgcacataaaataaaacatgatactGATAATAGTACTATGAGTACCGATGCATGA